The DNA sequence CACCTCATAATCTATTTGCACCCGGCTACGGTCAAAGTCAATGGGATTGGTGCGATTGAAGAAATCGGCGAACCAGCCCGTATTTTTATTGGAAATTTCAGAGGTAATGGAAACATAGCCACTACTTGACTTGATTATGGGATCGATACGCCCCAACAAATCTCTGGCGTTATCCCGCTTGCGGTGGTTTACCCTGATATCGATTTTGACGGAAACCCTATCCTGCTCCCATCCGGTCACGGAAATATTTCCATATTTATTTTCCAGTTCAAGTTCACCCGCATTCGTGAGCGGAAAACTTCGTTCCACGGTTTTCGATACCCTTTCCTGGGCGGTACTTACGTGCACCGATAATGACACCAAGGCCATCCACAGGAGTATTTTATAAGGTGTAGCCATAATCTTCATCTGGTTTTTTAGTATCGTTCAGCTGTTGCAATAAATTCTCAATGAGCTCAATTCGCTTCTTGTAATTGGCCACTATGGCCTCTAGCACGCGCTCATTGTCAAGGTTGTTCCGCATTTCTTCGCGAAGGGTCTCATATTCAGCATCTAGTTCGTCCATGAAGGACAAAAACTCGGCTTTATCCATCTCAGAAAGATTGGGACTGTTCCGTACCAATTGCACTTGGTACGAAACCAGGTTTTTGTAGTGCATATCGATTTCCAACAGTTCTTTGGAGACGTATTGGGTATCGGTGGTTCCGCCCCTGTAAACAGACAAGCCGATAAAACTGGCAATGCCCAACAACAGCACTATACTGGCAGCGATACGAAGCATGGGCCGTTTCCAAAGCGGAATCACTTTGGGTTCTGACTGTTCAAGTGCTGCAGAGATATTGGCCCAAAGTTTGGCACGATCTGCTTTGTGCTCATCGAACTGGGCGGTGTTTTCCCTAATATGCTTTTCAAAATTGTCCATTACAATTCGCTTATGATTTTCAATAATTTCTTTTTTGACCGGTGGTACTGCGATTTTGACGTATTGCTCGAGATTCCCAAAATCTCTCCGATTTCCACATGGTCATAGCCTTCGATCAAATACAGATTGATGATCTGCTGATAGCCCTCTGGCAGTTTTGCAATGCCTAACTTCACCTTCTGTACATCAACGGCATCCGCTTCCACTGGTTCCTCATCGGCCAGATAAAACTCGTGTGCTTCCATGGGCACAACGGGCACCCGTTTGGCCTTGAGGTGGTTGATGCTCTTGTTGATGACGATCCGTTTGAGCCATCCCCCAAAACTGCTTTCATACTTAAAGGTGTGCAGCTTTTTAAAGGCATCTACAAAACTGTCTTGCACAATGTCTTCGGCATCTTCTTTGTTCCCCAAAAACCGCATCCCTACGTTGAACATGGCATCTACGTACAGGCTATACAGCTCGTATTGCGA is a window from the Muricauda sp. SCSIO 65647 genome containing:
- a CDS encoding RNA polymerase sigma factor; its protein translation is METDIRFTHQNLVEQCKMGNASSQYELYSLYVDAMFNVGMRFLGNKEDAEDIVQDSFVDAFKKLHTFKYESSFGGWLKRIVINKSINHLKAKRVPVVPMEAHEFYLADEEPVEADAVDVQKVKLGIAKLPEGYQQIINLYLIEGYDHVEIGEILGISSNTSKSQYHRSKKKLLKIISEL